One window of the Equus caballus isolate H_3958 breed thoroughbred chromosome 2, TB-T2T, whole genome shotgun sequence genome contains the following:
- the MIB2 gene encoding E3 ubiquitin-protein ligase MIB2 isoform X8, which produces MEPDPQAGVQVGMRVVRGMDWKWGQQDGGEGGVGTVVELGRHGSPSTPDRTVVVQWDHGTRTNYRAGYQGAHDLLLYDNAQIGVRHPNIICDCCKKHGLRGMRWKCRVCFDYDLCTQCYMHSKHDLAHAFERYETAHSRPVMLSPRQGLPRIPLRGIFQGAKVVRGPDWEWGSQDGGEGKPGRVVDIRGWDVETGRSVASVTWADGTTNVYRVGHKGKVDLKCVGEAAGGFYYKEHLPRLGKPAELQRRVSVDGQPFQHGDKVKCLLDPDILREMQEGHGGWNPRMAEFIGQTGTVHRITDCGDVRVQFSHETRWTFHPGALTKALGRVGKVVKVFGDGNLRVAVGGQLWTFSPSCLLAYRPEEDANLDVAERARENKSSLSVALDKLRAQKSDPEHPGRLVVEVALGNMARSLDLLRRHPEQVDTKNQGRTALLVAAYLGQVELLRLLLKARADVDLPDDEGNTALHYAALGNQPEAARVLLSSGCGANALNGTRSAALHVAVQRGFLEVVRVLCEHGCDVNLPDAHADTPLHCAISVGAGASGIVEILTEVPAIDVTATNSQGFTLLHHASLKGHTLAVRRILARARQLVDAKKEDGFTALHLAALNNHREVAQILIREGRCDVNVRNRKLQSALHLAVQQAHVGLVPLLVDAGCSVNAEDEEGDTALHVALQRHQLLPLAADGAGGDPGPLQLLSRLQASGLPGSAELTVGAAMACFLALEGADVSYSNHRGRSPLDLAVEGRVLKALQGCAQRCRERQAGGPGGAAPGPRLALSTPNTVTNLHVAPPSGPEAAECLVCSELALLVLFSPCQHRTVCEECARRMKKCIRCQAVIGKKLRPDGTEVASAASAPGPPRQLVEELQSRYRQMEERITCPICIDSHIRLVFQCGHGACAPCGAALSACPICRQPIRDRIQIFV; this is translated from the exons ATGGAGCCAGACCCCCAGGCGGGCGTGCAGGTGGGCATGCGTGTGGTGCGCGGCATGGACTGGAAGTGGGGCCAGCAGGATGGCGGCGAGGGCGGCGTGGGCACGGTGGTGGAGCTCGGCCGCCACGGCAGCCCCTCAACCCCCGACCGCACGGTAGTCGTGCAGTGGGACCATGGCACCCGCACCAACTACCGCGCTGGCTACCAGGGCGCGCACGACCTGCTGCTCTACGACAACGCCCAAATCG gcgTCCGCCACCCCAACATCATCTGTGACTGCTGCAAGAAGCACGGGCTGCGGGGCATGCGCTGGAAGTGCCGTGTCTGCTTCGATTACGACCTCTGCACGCAGTGCTACATGCACAGCAAGCACGACCTGGCCCATGCCTTCGAGCGCTACGAGACGGCCCACTCGCGACC GGTAATGCTGAGTCCCCGCCAGGGCCTCCCAAGGATCCCGTTGAGGGGCATCTTCCAGGGGGCAAAGGTGGTACGGGGCCCCGACTGGGAGTGGGGCTCACAGGACG gaggggaagggaagccAGGCCGAGTGGTGGACATCCGTGGCTGGGATGTGGAGACGGGCCGGAGTGTGGCCAGTGTGACGTGGGCCGATGGCACCACCAATGTGTACCGCGTGGGCCACAAGGGCAAAGTGGACCTCAAGTGTGTGGGCGAGGCGGCCGGCGGCTTCTACTACAAGGAGCACCTCCCAAGGCTCG GCAAGCCAGCAGAGCTGCAGCGCAGGGTGAGTGTGGACGGCCAGCCCTTCCAGCACGGGGACAAGGTTAAGTGTCTGCTGGACCCAGACATCCTGAGGGAGATGCAGGAAGGCCACGGCGGGTGGAACCCCAGGATGGCGGAG TTTATCGGACAGACGGGCACCGTGCACCGCATCACGGACTGTGGGGACGTGCGTGTCCAGTTCAGCCATGAGACCCGCTGGACCTTCCATCCTGGGGCTCTCACCAAG GCCCTGGGCCGCGTTGGAAAAGTGGTGAAGGTTTTCGGAGATGGGAACCTGCGTGTGGCAGTCGGTGGTCAGCTGTGGACCTTCAGCCCCTCCTGCCTGCTGGCCTACCGGCCTGAGGAGGATGCCAACCTGGACGTGGCTGAGCGTGCCAGGGAGAACAAAA GCTCCCTGAGTGTTGCACTGGACAAGCTTCGAGCCCAGAAAAGTGACCCAGAGCACCCAGGGAGGCTGGTCGTGGAGGTGGCCCTGGGCAACATGGCCCGGTCTCTGGACCTGCTTCGGAGGCACCCAGAGCAG GTGGACACCAAGAACCAGGGCAGGACTGCCCTGCTGGTGGCGGCCTACCTAGGTCAGGTGGAGCTGCTGCGGCTGCTGCTGAAGGCACGGGCGGATGTGGACCTGCCTGATGACGAGGGCAACACGGCGCTGCACTATGCAGCCCTGGG GAACCAGCCTGAGGCTGCCCGGGTGCTCCTGAGCTCAGGGTGCGGGGCCAACGCTCTTAATGGCACCCGGAGTGCAGCACTGCATGTGGCCGTGCAgaggggcttcctggaggtggtgagGGTCCTGTGTGAGCACGGCTGTGACGTCAACCTGCCT GATGCCCATGCTGACACGCCCTTGCACTGTGCCATCTCAGTGGGTGCCGGTGCCAGCGGCATTGTGGAGATCCTCACCGAGGTGCCAGCCATCGACGTCACTGCCACCAACAGCCAGGGCTTCACCTTGCTGCACCATGCGTCTCTCAAGGGCCACACGCT AGCCGTCAGGAGGATTCTGGCACGGGCACGGCAGCTGGTAGATGCCAAAAAGGAGGATGGCTTTACAGCATTGCACCTGGCTGCCCTCAACAACCACCGGGAGGTGGCCCAGATTCTCATCCGAGAG ggCCGCTGTGATGTGAATGTTCGAAACCGTAAGCTCCAGTCTGCACTGCACCTGGCCGTGCAGCAGGCCCACGTGGGGCTGGTGCCGCTGCTGGTGGACGCTGGCTGCAGCGTCAATGCCGAGGACGAGGAGGGGGACACAGCCCTGCACGTGGCACTGCAACGTCATCAACTGCTGCCCTTAGCAGCTGATGGGGCCGGGGGGGACCCGGGGCCCTTACAGCTGCTGTCCAGG CTACAGGCCTCAGGCCTGCCGGGCAGCGCGGAGCTGACGGTGGGCGCGGCGATGGCCTGCTTCTTGGCGCTGGAGGGCGCCGATGTGAGCTACTCCAACCACCGCGGCCGGAGCCCGCTGGACCTGGCCGTCGAGGGTCGCGTGCTCAAGGCCCTGCAGGGCTGCGCCCAGCGCTGCCG GGAGCGGCAGGCAGGCGGCCCCGGGGGCGCGGCCCCGGGCCCGAGGCTGGCGCTCAGCACGCCCAACACCGTGACGAACCTGCACGTGGCCCCGCCGTCGGGGCCCGAGGCCGCCGAGTGCCTGGTGTGCTCGGAGCTGGCGCTGCTGGTGCTGTTCTCGCCGTGCCAGCACCGCACCGTGTGCGAGG AGTGCGCGCGCAGAATGAAGAAGTGCATCAGGTGCCAGGCGGTCATCGGCAAGAAGCTACGCCCAg ACGGCACGGAGGTGGCCAGCGCGGCCTCCGCGCCCGGCCCGCCGCGGCAGCTGgtggaggagctgcagagccGCTATCGGCAAATGGAGGAGCGCATCACCTGCCCCATCTGCATCGACAGCCACATCCGCCTCGTGTTCCAGTGCGGCCACGGCGCGTGCGCGCCCTGCGGCGCCGCGCTCAGCGCCTGCCCCATCTGCCGCCAGCCCATCCGCGACCGCATCCAGATCTTCGTGTAG
- the MIB2 gene encoding E3 ubiquitin-protein ligase MIB2 isoform X5 has translation MEPDPQAGVQVGMRVVRGMDWKWGQQDGGEGGVGTVVELGRHGSPSTPDRTVVVQWDHGTRTNYRAGYQGAHDLLLYDNAQIGVRHPNIICDCCKKHGLRGMRWKCRVCFDYDLCTQCYMHSKHDLAHAFERYETAHSRPVMLSPRQGLPRIPLRGIFQGAKVVRGPDWEWGSQDGGEGKPGRVVDIRGWDVETGRSVASVTWADGTTNVYRVGHKGKVDLKCVGEAAGGFYYKEHLPRLGKPAELQRRVSVDGQPFQHGDKVKCLLDPDILREMQEGHGGWNPRMAEFIGQTGTVHRITDCGDVRVQFSHETRWTFHPGALTKALGRVGKVVKVFGDGNLRVAVGGQLWTFSPSCLLAYRPEEDANLDVAERARENKSAGTQLRQPVGGGLLPTTTSPYPCPPGSLSVALDKLRAQKSDPEHPGRLVVEVALGNMARSLDLLRRHPEQVDTKNQGRTALLVAAYLGQVELLRLLLKARADVDLPDDEGNTALHYAALGNQPEAARVLLSSGCGANALNGTRSAALHVAVQRGFLEVVRVLCEHGCDVNLPDAHADTPLHCAISVGAGASGIVEILTEVPAIDVTATNSQGFTLLHHASLKGHTLAVRRILARARQLVDAKKEDGFTALHLAALNNHREVAQILIREGRCDVNVRNRKLQSALHLAVQQAHVGLVPLLVDAGCSVNAEDEEGDTALHVALQRHQLLPLAADGAGGDPGPLQLLSRLQASGLPGSAELTVGAAMACFLALEGADVSYSNHRGRSPLDLAVEGRVLKALQGCAQRCRERQAGGPGGAAPGPRLALSTPNTVTNLHVAPPSGPEAAECLVCSELALLVLFSPCQHRTVCEECARRMKKCIRCQAVIGKKLRPDGTEVASAASAPGPPRQLVEELQSRYRQMEERITCPICIDSHIRLVFQCGHGACAPCGAALSACPICRQPIRDRIQIFV, from the exons ATGGAGCCAGACCCCCAGGCGGGCGTGCAGGTGGGCATGCGTGTGGTGCGCGGCATGGACTGGAAGTGGGGCCAGCAGGATGGCGGCGAGGGCGGCGTGGGCACGGTGGTGGAGCTCGGCCGCCACGGCAGCCCCTCAACCCCCGACCGCACGGTAGTCGTGCAGTGGGACCATGGCACCCGCACCAACTACCGCGCTGGCTACCAGGGCGCGCACGACCTGCTGCTCTACGACAACGCCCAAATCG gcgTCCGCCACCCCAACATCATCTGTGACTGCTGCAAGAAGCACGGGCTGCGGGGCATGCGCTGGAAGTGCCGTGTCTGCTTCGATTACGACCTCTGCACGCAGTGCTACATGCACAGCAAGCACGACCTGGCCCATGCCTTCGAGCGCTACGAGACGGCCCACTCGCGACC GGTAATGCTGAGTCCCCGCCAGGGCCTCCCAAGGATCCCGTTGAGGGGCATCTTCCAGGGGGCAAAGGTGGTACGGGGCCCCGACTGGGAGTGGGGCTCACAGGACG gaggggaagggaagccAGGCCGAGTGGTGGACATCCGTGGCTGGGATGTGGAGACGGGCCGGAGTGTGGCCAGTGTGACGTGGGCCGATGGCACCACCAATGTGTACCGCGTGGGCCACAAGGGCAAAGTGGACCTCAAGTGTGTGGGCGAGGCGGCCGGCGGCTTCTACTACAAGGAGCACCTCCCAAGGCTCG GCAAGCCAGCAGAGCTGCAGCGCAGGGTGAGTGTGGACGGCCAGCCCTTCCAGCACGGGGACAAGGTTAAGTGTCTGCTGGACCCAGACATCCTGAGGGAGATGCAGGAAGGCCACGGCGGGTGGAACCCCAGGATGGCGGAG TTTATCGGACAGACGGGCACCGTGCACCGCATCACGGACTGTGGGGACGTGCGTGTCCAGTTCAGCCATGAGACCCGCTGGACCTTCCATCCTGGGGCTCTCACCAAG GCCCTGGGCCGCGTTGGAAAAGTGGTGAAGGTTTTCGGAGATGGGAACCTGCGTGTGGCAGTCGGTGGTCAGCTGTGGACCTTCAGCCCCTCCTGCCTGCTGGCCTACCGGCCTGAGGAGGATGCCAACCTGGACGTGGCTGAGCGTGCCAGGGAGAACAAAAGTGCGGGCACCCAGCTCAGGCAGCCAGTGGGAGGTGGGCTGCTCCCGACCACCACTTCACCTTACCCCTGCCCCCCAGGCTCCCTGAGTGTTGCACTGGACAAGCTTCGAGCCCAGAAAAGTGACCCAGAGCACCCAGGGAGGCTGGTCGTGGAGGTGGCCCTGGGCAACATGGCCCGGTCTCTGGACCTGCTTCGGAGGCACCCAGAGCAG GTGGACACCAAGAACCAGGGCAGGACTGCCCTGCTGGTGGCGGCCTACCTAGGTCAGGTGGAGCTGCTGCGGCTGCTGCTGAAGGCACGGGCGGATGTGGACCTGCCTGATGACGAGGGCAACACGGCGCTGCACTATGCAGCCCTGGG GAACCAGCCTGAGGCTGCCCGGGTGCTCCTGAGCTCAGGGTGCGGGGCCAACGCTCTTAATGGCACCCGGAGTGCAGCACTGCATGTGGCCGTGCAgaggggcttcctggaggtggtgagGGTCCTGTGTGAGCACGGCTGTGACGTCAACCTGCCT GATGCCCATGCTGACACGCCCTTGCACTGTGCCATCTCAGTGGGTGCCGGTGCCAGCGGCATTGTGGAGATCCTCACCGAGGTGCCAGCCATCGACGTCACTGCCACCAACAGCCAGGGCTTCACCTTGCTGCACCATGCGTCTCTCAAGGGCCACACGCT AGCCGTCAGGAGGATTCTGGCACGGGCACGGCAGCTGGTAGATGCCAAAAAGGAGGATGGCTTTACAGCATTGCACCTGGCTGCCCTCAACAACCACCGGGAGGTGGCCCAGATTCTCATCCGAGAG ggCCGCTGTGATGTGAATGTTCGAAACCGTAAGCTCCAGTCTGCACTGCACCTGGCCGTGCAGCAGGCCCACGTGGGGCTGGTGCCGCTGCTGGTGGACGCTGGCTGCAGCGTCAATGCCGAGGACGAGGAGGGGGACACAGCCCTGCACGTGGCACTGCAACGTCATCAACTGCTGCCCTTAGCAGCTGATGGGGCCGGGGGGGACCCGGGGCCCTTACAGCTGCTGTCCAGG CTACAGGCCTCAGGCCTGCCGGGCAGCGCGGAGCTGACGGTGGGCGCGGCGATGGCCTGCTTCTTGGCGCTGGAGGGCGCCGATGTGAGCTACTCCAACCACCGCGGCCGGAGCCCGCTGGACCTGGCCGTCGAGGGTCGCGTGCTCAAGGCCCTGCAGGGCTGCGCCCAGCGCTGCCG GGAGCGGCAGGCAGGCGGCCCCGGGGGCGCGGCCCCGGGCCCGAGGCTGGCGCTCAGCACGCCCAACACCGTGACGAACCTGCACGTGGCCCCGCCGTCGGGGCCCGAGGCCGCCGAGTGCCTGGTGTGCTCGGAGCTGGCGCTGCTGGTGCTGTTCTCGCCGTGCCAGCACCGCACCGTGTGCGAGG AGTGCGCGCGCAGAATGAAGAAGTGCATCAGGTGCCAGGCGGTCATCGGCAAGAAGCTACGCCCAg ACGGCACGGAGGTGGCCAGCGCGGCCTCCGCGCCCGGCCCGCCGCGGCAGCTGgtggaggagctgcagagccGCTATCGGCAAATGGAGGAGCGCATCACCTGCCCCATCTGCATCGACAGCCACATCCGCCTCGTGTTCCAGTGCGGCCACGGCGCGTGCGCGCCCTGCGGCGCCGCGCTCAGCGCCTGCCCCATCTGCCGCCAGCCCATCCGCGACCGCATCCAGATCTTCGTGTAG
- the MIB2 gene encoding E3 ubiquitin-protein ligase MIB2 isoform X3 translates to MEPDPQAGVQVGMRVVRGMDWKWGQQDGGEGGVGTVVELGRHGSPSTPDRTVVVQWDHGTRTNYRAGYQGAHDLLLYDNAQIGVRHPNIICDCCKKHGLRGMRWKCRVCFDYDLCTQCYMHSKHDLAHAFERYETAHSRPVMLSPRQGLPRIPLRGIFQGAKVVRGPDWEWGSQDGGEGKPGRVVDIRGWDVETGRSVASVTWADGTTNVYRVGHKGKVDLKCVGEAAGGFYYKEHLPRLGKPAELQRRVSVDGQPFQHGDKVKCLLDPDILREMQEGHGGWNPRMAEFIGQTGTVHRITDCGDVRVQFSHETRWTFHPGALTKHNSFWVGDVVRVIDDLDTVKRLQAGHGEWTDDMAPALGRVGKVVKVFGDGNLRVAVGGQLWTFSPSCLLAYRPEEDANLDVAERARENKSSLSVALDKLRAQKSDPEHPGRLVVEVALGNMARSLDLLRRHPEQVDTKNQGRTALLVAAYLGQVELLRLLLKARADVDLPDDEGNTALHYAALGNQPEAARVLLSSGCGANALNGTRSAALHVAVQRGFLEVVRVLCEHGCDVNLPDAHADTPLHCAISVGAGASGIVEILTEVPAIDVTATNSQGFTLLHHASLKGHTLAVRRILARARQLVDAKKEDGFTALHLAALNNHREVAQILIREGRCDVNVRNRKLQSALHLAVQQAHVGLVPLLVDAGCSVNAEDEEGDTALHVALQRHQLLPLAADGAGGDPGPLQLLSRLQASGLPGSAELTVGAAMACFLALEGADVSYSNHRGRSPLDLAVEGRVLKALQGCAQRCRERQAGGPGGAAPGPRLALSTPNTVTNLHVAPPSGPEAAECLVCSELALLVLFSPCQHRTVCEECARRMKKCIRCQAVIGKKLRPDGTEVASAASAPGPPRQLVEELQSRYRQMEERITCPICIDSHIRLVFQCGHGACAPCGAALSACPICRQPIRDRIQIFV, encoded by the exons ATGGAGCCAGACCCCCAGGCGGGCGTGCAGGTGGGCATGCGTGTGGTGCGCGGCATGGACTGGAAGTGGGGCCAGCAGGATGGCGGCGAGGGCGGCGTGGGCACGGTGGTGGAGCTCGGCCGCCACGGCAGCCCCTCAACCCCCGACCGCACGGTAGTCGTGCAGTGGGACCATGGCACCCGCACCAACTACCGCGCTGGCTACCAGGGCGCGCACGACCTGCTGCTCTACGACAACGCCCAAATCG gcgTCCGCCACCCCAACATCATCTGTGACTGCTGCAAGAAGCACGGGCTGCGGGGCATGCGCTGGAAGTGCCGTGTCTGCTTCGATTACGACCTCTGCACGCAGTGCTACATGCACAGCAAGCACGACCTGGCCCATGCCTTCGAGCGCTACGAGACGGCCCACTCGCGACC GGTAATGCTGAGTCCCCGCCAGGGCCTCCCAAGGATCCCGTTGAGGGGCATCTTCCAGGGGGCAAAGGTGGTACGGGGCCCCGACTGGGAGTGGGGCTCACAGGACG gaggggaagggaagccAGGCCGAGTGGTGGACATCCGTGGCTGGGATGTGGAGACGGGCCGGAGTGTGGCCAGTGTGACGTGGGCCGATGGCACCACCAATGTGTACCGCGTGGGCCACAAGGGCAAAGTGGACCTCAAGTGTGTGGGCGAGGCGGCCGGCGGCTTCTACTACAAGGAGCACCTCCCAAGGCTCG GCAAGCCAGCAGAGCTGCAGCGCAGGGTGAGTGTGGACGGCCAGCCCTTCCAGCACGGGGACAAGGTTAAGTGTCTGCTGGACCCAGACATCCTGAGGGAGATGCAGGAAGGCCACGGCGGGTGGAACCCCAGGATGGCGGAG TTTATCGGACAGACGGGCACCGTGCACCGCATCACGGACTGTGGGGACGTGCGTGTCCAGTTCAGCCATGAGACCCGCTGGACCTTCCATCCTGGGGCTCTCACCAAG CACAACTCCTTCTGGGTGGGCGATGTGGTGCGGGTCATCGACGACCTTGACACAGTGAAGCGGCTGCAGGCTGGGCACGGGGAGTGGACAGATGACATGGCCCCT GCCCTGGGCCGCGTTGGAAAAGTGGTGAAGGTTTTCGGAGATGGGAACCTGCGTGTGGCAGTCGGTGGTCAGCTGTGGACCTTCAGCCCCTCCTGCCTGCTGGCCTACCGGCCTGAGGAGGATGCCAACCTGGACGTGGCTGAGCGTGCCAGGGAGAACAAAA GCTCCCTGAGTGTTGCACTGGACAAGCTTCGAGCCCAGAAAAGTGACCCAGAGCACCCAGGGAGGCTGGTCGTGGAGGTGGCCCTGGGCAACATGGCCCGGTCTCTGGACCTGCTTCGGAGGCACCCAGAGCAG GTGGACACCAAGAACCAGGGCAGGACTGCCCTGCTGGTGGCGGCCTACCTAGGTCAGGTGGAGCTGCTGCGGCTGCTGCTGAAGGCACGGGCGGATGTGGACCTGCCTGATGACGAGGGCAACACGGCGCTGCACTATGCAGCCCTGGG GAACCAGCCTGAGGCTGCCCGGGTGCTCCTGAGCTCAGGGTGCGGGGCCAACGCTCTTAATGGCACCCGGAGTGCAGCACTGCATGTGGCCGTGCAgaggggcttcctggaggtggtgagGGTCCTGTGTGAGCACGGCTGTGACGTCAACCTGCCT GATGCCCATGCTGACACGCCCTTGCACTGTGCCATCTCAGTGGGTGCCGGTGCCAGCGGCATTGTGGAGATCCTCACCGAGGTGCCAGCCATCGACGTCACTGCCACCAACAGCCAGGGCTTCACCTTGCTGCACCATGCGTCTCTCAAGGGCCACACGCT AGCCGTCAGGAGGATTCTGGCACGGGCACGGCAGCTGGTAGATGCCAAAAAGGAGGATGGCTTTACAGCATTGCACCTGGCTGCCCTCAACAACCACCGGGAGGTGGCCCAGATTCTCATCCGAGAG ggCCGCTGTGATGTGAATGTTCGAAACCGTAAGCTCCAGTCTGCACTGCACCTGGCCGTGCAGCAGGCCCACGTGGGGCTGGTGCCGCTGCTGGTGGACGCTGGCTGCAGCGTCAATGCCGAGGACGAGGAGGGGGACACAGCCCTGCACGTGGCACTGCAACGTCATCAACTGCTGCCCTTAGCAGCTGATGGGGCCGGGGGGGACCCGGGGCCCTTACAGCTGCTGTCCAGG CTACAGGCCTCAGGCCTGCCGGGCAGCGCGGAGCTGACGGTGGGCGCGGCGATGGCCTGCTTCTTGGCGCTGGAGGGCGCCGATGTGAGCTACTCCAACCACCGCGGCCGGAGCCCGCTGGACCTGGCCGTCGAGGGTCGCGTGCTCAAGGCCCTGCAGGGCTGCGCCCAGCGCTGCCG GGAGCGGCAGGCAGGCGGCCCCGGGGGCGCGGCCCCGGGCCCGAGGCTGGCGCTCAGCACGCCCAACACCGTGACGAACCTGCACGTGGCCCCGCCGTCGGGGCCCGAGGCCGCCGAGTGCCTGGTGTGCTCGGAGCTGGCGCTGCTGGTGCTGTTCTCGCCGTGCCAGCACCGCACCGTGTGCGAGG AGTGCGCGCGCAGAATGAAGAAGTGCATCAGGTGCCAGGCGGTCATCGGCAAGAAGCTACGCCCAg ACGGCACGGAGGTGGCCAGCGCGGCCTCCGCGCCCGGCCCGCCGCGGCAGCTGgtggaggagctgcagagccGCTATCGGCAAATGGAGGAGCGCATCACCTGCCCCATCTGCATCGACAGCCACATCCGCCTCGTGTTCCAGTGCGGCCACGGCGCGTGCGCGCCCTGCGGCGCCGCGCTCAGCGCCTGCCCCATCTGCCGCCAGCCCATCCGCGACCGCATCCAGATCTTCGTGTAG